One Thalassospira marina DNA window includes the following coding sequences:
- a CDS encoding polysaccharide deacetylase family protein encodes MQIDKNNSRSGLWAQPNPKRHMVRGALLMAATALAFTLAAPAQAQNAQNMEITGDAAPQKAAGSNEATAQKAVPSAPAEGSSAPKTTSGAPSPSTSPAATSPAAAESGVTAKQDAGSSAVVFMYHRFDEGEYPSTNTRVDQLSAHIAELGKSKYHVMDVGKIVAAIANGSPLPDRAIGITVDDAYRTFYSVAWPMFKKAGMPVTVFVSTSQLDAGYDSYMTWDMLRDLVKQGVTVGGHSNSHAHLSAISAAEAKAELEKSAQRFKQELGFVPELFAYPYGEASSEVQQAVRDAGYKAAFGQQSGGFDKTADRFYLPRFALNEHYGSLDRFELAANSLPLDVSDLTPADYTLTRNPPAFGFTLQQPAKDVKCYPSDGTATMSRLGEERVEVRLDGPVSPGRWRINCTAGGPDGRWRWLGMLYTVPEGIKNPG; translated from the coding sequence ATGCAGATCGATAAAAACAATTCCCGTTCCGGCCTGTGGGCACAGCCAAATCCTAAACGGCATATGGTGCGTGGCGCGCTTTTGATGGCAGCGACGGCATTGGCCTTTACCCTGGCGGCCCCGGCACAGGCGCAAAACGCGCAGAATATGGAAATTACCGGCGATGCCGCGCCACAGAAGGCTGCGGGATCAAATGAAGCCACCGCCCAAAAGGCGGTACCTTCTGCACCGGCTGAAGGGTCTTCCGCACCGAAAACCACATCCGGTGCGCCGTCACCGTCGACCAGCCCGGCGGCCACTTCTCCGGCAGCAGCGGAATCGGGTGTGACGGCGAAACAGGATGCCGGCTCATCGGCGGTGGTATTTATGTATCACCGTTTTGACGAAGGTGAATATCCGTCAACCAATACACGGGTGGATCAGCTTTCAGCCCATATCGCCGAACTTGGCAAATCGAAATACCATGTGATGGATGTGGGCAAGATCGTTGCCGCCATCGCCAATGGCAGCCCCCTTCCCGACCGGGCCATTGGCATTACCGTAGATGATGCCTATCGCACCTTTTATTCGGTTGCCTGGCCGATGTTTAAAAAGGCGGGAATGCCGGTTACGGTTTTTGTCTCAACCAGCCAGCTTGATGCCGGTTATGACAGCTACATGACCTGGGATATGCTGCGCGATCTGGTCAAGCAGGGTGTTACCGTAGGAGGGCATAGCAACAGCCACGCCCATCTTTCGGCCATTTCGGCGGCAGAGGCCAAAGCCGAACTGGAAAAATCGGCACAGCGTTTCAAACAGGAACTGGGTTTTGTGCCCGAACTGTTTGCATACCCCTATGGTGAAGCCAGCAGTGAGGTGCAGCAGGCCGTGCGCGATGCCGGTTATAAGGCTGCCTTTGGCCAGCAAAGCGGCGGGTTTGATAAAACGGCCGACCGGTTTTATCTGCCGCGTTTTGCCCTGAATGAACATTACGGGTCGCTCGACCGGTTTGAACTGGCGGCAAATTCACTGCCGCTTGATGTTTCCGACCTGACACCGGCGGATTATACCCTGACCCGTAATCCGCCTGCCTTCGGTTTTACCTTGCAGCAGCCGGCCAAGGATGTGAAATGTTATCCGTCCGATGGCACCGCCACCATGAGCCGCCTTGGCGAAGAACGTGTGGAAGTCCGCCTTGATGGGCCGGTCTCGCCGGGTCGCTGGCGCATCAACTGCACTGCGGGTGGACCGGATGGCCGCTGGCGCTGGCTGGGGATGCTTTATACCGTCCCCGAAGGGATCAAAAACCCCGGTTAA
- a CDS encoding malonic semialdehyde reductase, giving the protein MIDQKALDILFNDARTHNGWQDKKVDRALLQQAWDLAVMGPTSANCEPMRVIFVESKDAKARLEPLMAEGNRAKTMEAPVTAIIGQDMEFYEKLPQLFPHADARSWFAGNDELIKATAFRNASLQGAYLILALRSLGLDCGPMSGFDAEGVDREFFAGTAVKTNFMVNIGYGDAAKLFARSPRLAFDEGASIL; this is encoded by the coding sequence ATGATTGATCAAAAAGCCCTCGATATCCTGTTTAACGATGCCCGCACCCATAATGGCTGGCAGGATAAAAAGGTCGACCGCGCCCTGTTGCAACAGGCATGGGACCTGGCCGTGATGGGCCCGACCAGCGCCAATTGCGAACCGATGCGCGTGATTTTTGTCGAAAGCAAAGACGCCAAAGCCCGCCTTGAACCGCTCATGGCCGAAGGCAACCGCGCCAAAACCATGGAAGCCCCGGTAACCGCCATTATCGGCCAGGACATGGAATTTTACGAAAAACTGCCGCAGCTTTTCCCCCATGCCGATGCCCGTTCCTGGTTTGCTGGCAATGACGAGCTGATCAAGGCAACCGCCTTTCGCAATGCCAGCCTGCAGGGCGCCTATCTGATTTTAGCCCTGCGCAGCCTTGGCCTAGATTGCGGGCCGATGTCGGGCTTTGATGCTGAGGGTGTTGATCGCGAATTTTTCGCTGGCACGGCTGTTAAAACCAATTTCATGGTCAATATCGGCTATGGCGATGCCGCCAAACTGTTTGCCCGCAGCCCGCGCCTGGCATTTGATGAAGGTGCAAGCATCCTTTAA
- a CDS encoding ATP-binding protein yields the protein MLATAFALNIPPAAILVLLAASDQIAWGLAVVAAGASWLGIVGLLRIYFKDLRAVARYAATLRDHFRGTPPQRLTFEAAAELSSLYTQVTTAFRERILDLEAQTSTDAEILDHLPNPVVMVNRQRTVTGFNQAAKSLFHNLETGYDLTRFIRDPILLDAFDMVSSGRRKMQHTEFVLASDAQRHFDVLTAHLPAETGNRNFVLSFSDLTELRKVEQMRADFAADAGHELRTPLSVLLGFIETLEGPAKDDPDALGQFLPVMRDQAQRMQSLVEDLLSLARIELNEHTPPSSDCDVTTIIEKVATGLKVKADAKSMAIRVTSNLEDTHTIGEEKELIQVFQNLIENAIKYGHQDSTVDVKLNLVKNPPAALARYRHSRIMAVSVCDRSDGIAREHLPRLTERFYRVDTARSRAVGGTGLGLAIVKHLVQRHRGTMTIESEVGKGSVFTVYLPARTTDNVHKLYSA from the coding sequence TTGCTTGCGACAGCGTTCGCACTGAACATTCCGCCTGCTGCCATTCTGGTATTGCTGGCCGCGTCCGACCAGATCGCCTGGGGGCTTGCCGTGGTTGCTGCGGGTGCATCATGGCTGGGCATTGTCGGCCTGCTGCGCATTTATTTCAAGGATCTGCGCGCTGTTGCCCGCTATGCCGCCACCCTGCGGGATCATTTTCGCGGCACCCCGCCGCAGCGCCTGACATTCGAGGCCGCAGCCGAGCTTTCATCGCTTTATACCCAGGTGACAACGGCCTTTCGCGAACGCATCCTGGACCTGGAAGCCCAAACCAGCACCGATGCCGAAATCCTTGACCACCTGCCAAACCCGGTGGTGATGGTGAACCGCCAGCGCACGGTGACCGGCTTTAACCAGGCGGCCAAGTCTTTGTTTCACAACCTTGAAACCGGCTATGACCTGACCCGCTTTATCCGTGATCCCATCCTGCTGGATGCCTTTGATATGGTGTCTTCGGGCCGGCGCAAAATGCAGCATACCGAATTTGTGCTTGCCAGCGACGCCCAGCGCCATTTCGACGTATTGACCGCCCATTTGCCTGCCGAAACCGGCAATCGCAATTTTGTCCTGTCCTTTAGCGACCTGACAGAACTGCGCAAGGTCGAACAGATGCGCGCCGATTTTGCCGCCGATGCCGGCCATGAATTGCGCACCCCGCTTTCGGTGCTGCTGGGTTTCATCGAAACACTCGAAGGCCCCGCCAAGGACGACCCCGATGCCCTTGGCCAGTTCCTGCCGGTGATGCGCGATCAGGCACAACGCATGCAAAGCCTGGTCGAAGACCTGCTGTCCCTTGCCCGGATCGAGCTGAACGAACATACCCCGCCGTCAAGCGATTGCGATGTCACCACCATTATCGAAAAAGTGGCAACGGGCCTCAAGGTCAAGGCGGATGCCAAAAGCATGGCGATCCGGGTAACATCCAACCTGGAAGACACCCACACGATTGGCGAGGAAAAGGAACTGATCCAGGTTTTCCAGAACCTGATCGAAAACGCCATCAAATATGGCCACCAGGACAGCACCGTTGATGTGAAACTGAACCTGGTGAAAAACCCGCCAGCAGCCCTTGCGCGCTATCGCCACAGCCGCATCATGGCCGTATCGGTCTGCGACCGGTCTGATGGTATTGCACGCGAACATCTGCCGCGCCTGACCGAACGTTTTTACCGTGTCGATACCGCCCGTTCCCGCGCGGTTGGTGGCACCGGCCTTGGCCTTGCCATTGTCAAACATCTGGTTCAGCGCCACCGCGGCACCATGACGATTGAAAGCGAAGTTGGCAAAGGGTCTGTCTTCACCGTTTACCTGCCCGCCCGCACAACCGATAACGTCCATAAGCTTTACAGCGCTTAA
- the coaBC gene encoding bifunctional phosphopantothenoylcysteine decarboxylase/phosphopantothenate--cysteine ligase CoaBC, with product MLTGKNILLIISGGIAAYKVLEVIRRLRDQGASIRAILTKGGAEFVTPLSVAALTENKVYQDLFSLTDESEMGHIRLSREADLVLVAPASADILAKMAAGMANDLATTALLATNKPVLVAPTMNVEMWNNPATQANIATLESRGILRIGPAGGDLACGETGTGRLAEPAEIIAAVQDFFARQDGPKPLAGKKAVVTSGPTHEPIDPVRYIANRSSGKQGHAIAAELARAGADVTLVSGPVNLPDPVGVNVVRVETARDMLASVQAQMPADIAIFAAAVADWRVKDQAGQKIKKTGDGALPVLQFAENPDILATISQSSPTRPALVVGFAAETENVVEHARAKRARKGCDWILANNVAPDTGTFGGEDNEIHLIAGNDTTGDEVWPRQSKVAVARTLVARIARHFDT from the coding sequence GTGCTAACAGGAAAAAACATCCTTTTAATCATCTCGGGCGGGATTGCTGCCTATAAGGTGTTGGAAGTCATCCGTCGTTTGCGCGACCAGGGGGCATCGATCCGTGCCATCCTGACCAAGGGTGGCGCCGAATTTGTCACGCCATTGTCGGTGGCGGCGTTAACCGAGAACAAAGTTTACCAGGACCTTTTTTCCCTGACCGATGAATCCGAGATGGGCCATATCCGCCTGTCCCGCGAGGCGGATTTGGTGCTGGTTGCGCCTGCCAGTGCCGATATTCTGGCAAAAATGGCGGCGGGCATGGCCAATGATCTGGCGACAACCGCCCTTCTGGCAACCAACAAGCCGGTTCTGGTTGCACCGACCATGAATGTTGAAATGTGGAACAACCCCGCCACCCAGGCCAATATTGCGACGCTGGAAAGCCGTGGCATTTTGCGCATTGGCCCGGCGGGCGGTGATCTGGCCTGTGGGGAAACCGGTACCGGGCGGCTGGCCGAACCTGCCGAAATTATTGCTGCCGTGCAGGATTTTTTCGCCCGCCAGGACGGGCCAAAACCATTGGCTGGAAAAAAGGCCGTTGTAACCAGCGGCCCGACGCACGAACCGATTGACCCGGTGCGCTATATTGCCAACCGGTCATCAGGCAAGCAGGGCCATGCCATTGCCGCCGAGCTGGCGCGTGCCGGTGCCGATGTGACGCTGGTTTCCGGCCCGGTAAACCTGCCCGACCCTGTTGGTGTCAATGTGGTTCGGGTGGAAACCGCGCGCGACATGCTGGCATCGGTGCAGGCGCAAATGCCGGCCGATATTGCAATTTTTGCCGCTGCTGTGGCCGATTGGCGCGTTAAGGACCAGGCCGGACAGAAGATAAAGAAAACCGGTGATGGGGCATTGCCGGTTCTGCAATTTGCCGAAAATCCCGATATTCTTGCCACCATCAGCCAAAGCAGCCCGACACGCCCGGCGCTGGTGGTGGGGTTTGCCGCCGAAACCGAAAATGTTGTTGAACATGCGCGTGCCAAACGGGCGCGCAAAGGGTGTGACTGGATTTTGGCCAACAATGTTGCGCCTGATACCGGCACCTTTGGCGGCGAAGACAATGAAATTCATCTGATTGCCGGTAATGACACAACAGGCGACGA
- a CDS encoding TetR/AcrR family transcriptional regulator — MKANSTDTGDMYARILDTAETLLRRFGPEKLTVTDVARAMDMSHGNVYRHIPSKAALRAAVIARWLEKVSHLTDAIAQNAGPADQRLREWLVELAVIKQRKVTEDAEMLAGAALVVRESPDVEQEHSARLRIQVIKILQDGLKDGTLPHAGDVGVSASAILNATFRYHHPDLVAKGGAPEKQLAALQDVVSLILAGLQRLPE, encoded by the coding sequence ATGAAAGCAAACAGTACTGATACGGGCGATATGTATGCCCGTATTCTTGATACCGCAGAGACATTGTTACGCCGTTTTGGACCGGAAAAATTGACGGTTACCGATGTGGCGCGGGCAATGGATATGAGCCATGGCAATGTGTATCGCCACATTCCCAGCAAGGCGGCCTTGCGTGCGGCCGTGATTGCGCGCTGGCTTGAAAAGGTATCACACCTGACTGATGCCATTGCCCAAAACGCAGGCCCGGCAGATCAGCGCCTGCGGGAATGGCTGGTGGAACTGGCCGTGATCAAGCAGCGCAAGGTAACCGAAGACGCCGAAATGCTGGCAGGTGCCGCCCTGGTGGTGCGTGAAAGCCCGGATGTTGAACAGGAACATTCAGCGCGTTTGCGCATCCAGGTGATTAAAATTCTGCAAGACGGGCTTAAAGACGGCACCTTGCCCCATGCTGGCGATGTGGGCGTATCGGCATCGGCGATATTGAATGCGACATTCCGTTATCACCACCCGGACCTGGTGGCAAAGGGCGGTGCGCCGGAAAAGCAGCTTGCTGCATTGCAGGATGTTGTGTCGCTGATCCTTGCCGGGTTGCAACGCTTGCCGGAATGA